CCGAAAAATGCCCGCTTTGCCGTGAGGTTAGACCCATTCTCCCCACTGCTTCATTGATCTACTAATCTTGTATCTTAACCCTTGTAGTTCGCCCATTCGATAACAGATATGTGTTTATAAAGGTGCTGTTCGCTTGGATGAGCTAAGTATCTTGCTTAAGcgaaggtaaaaaaaaaatatacaaccAAAAGCTCCTTATTGCAAAACCTGTCTTTTTAAGAACGAGGACTAAAAACTACAAGATATTAAACCTGTGATGCATGCAGCTGCCGAGAGCATTGGGAAGAAAGGCGTAAAACAGAGAGAGCAGAGAGGTTAAAGCAAGCCAAGGAGTATTGGGACCATCAATGCAGAAGCTTCACTGGAATATAACAACTTGGTTTGGGAGAGACATTCGTACTTGAAGATTTCTTGGTTTTGATTCATTATATAAGCTaatgaaaaaaaactcaatattgATTGTGATCTGCTTTCATCCGTGTGTGAGAGTGTTTGTTTACAAAGTGATTTGTTTGTGGAGACTATATGGTTTCTTTTATTATAAGTTGGCATAGGTTAACAGCTATcttagaaaagaagaagaactgAAAACATATCTTTGGATTTATAGAAAACTTGATAAACATATTGTTGCAGGGTTGTTGtaagattaaaacaaaaatgagaGAGAGCAGAGGAGACAAAGATGTGATGCATAATTTTCTTTTCCATCAGCATGGAACTAAAACAGGGTTCTTATCCTTGTACATGAGATATCTTGTGCATAGCTTCCGCAACGTTGCAACCGAATGCTGCATCGAGTTTAGCTTCCTGTCTCGGTACATGGCCTGTTGTTGCTCATACAGAACACAAGTTAGAAAGAGAAGTAGATTAATTCATGAGAGaagtaacaaacaaacaaacaaactaacCTCAATGTCATCTCCATGTTTCTCGACCAAACGTCTGATATGAGTACGTTGCATAGTAGTAAGGGGCTGTAAAGGAGCACTCTTCCCATCTTTTCTTTGCTTCCCCAATGCTGTCTTAAGATCTACacatcatctcgaaatcaaaaGCATTTGGTACTCTTTAAGTAAACCCCCAATATAAGAAACTTACATCAATAGATAGAGAAGCTTTGTGTAGGTGCTAAAACGACCAAGAATACTTCACAGCTTATAATCATAAGTGTGATGATAGAAGCTAATAAGATCTTTCACTGGCACATTCAGTTTTccacaaaaaccctaatttctaaATTGAACACACGGAGCTAAATATAGTCTATTCCGAAAAAAGAATCAACGTTAGAAGAGAAGAACACGTACCGTCTTCCTCGAGCTCGCTGCCGGAATCGATGGGCTCGAACTCCTTGGCGATAGGATCATCGGTCGGCGGCTCGGGAGGGGGAGGAACGTTGAGGGAGTCGTCCTGGATCATGTGCTCGGTTCGAGAACGGATACCGAGGAGATTAGGGTTAGAGATGACGCCGAAGGATTTGTAGTTCTGGATGACGCTGGCCTGGTCGTCCCACTCGGGGACATCGT
The Raphanus sativus cultivar WK10039 chromosome 1, ASM80110v3, whole genome shotgun sequence DNA segment above includes these coding regions:
- the LOC130508046 gene encoding nucleolar protein 16-like, coding for MARSRRKYKNSRAKVRVALPKKNPNIFKPAFNFPPKLRALMADDDVPEWDDQASVIQNYKSFGVISNPNLLGIRSRTEHMIQDDSLNVPPPPEPPTDDPIAKEFEPIDSGSELEEDDLKTALGKQRKDGKSAPLQPLTTMQRTHIRRLVEKHGDDIEAMYRDRKLNSMQHSVATLRKLCTRYLMYKDKNPVLVPC